The following are from one region of the Gossypium hirsutum isolate 1008001.06 chromosome D03, Gossypium_hirsutum_v2.1, whole genome shotgun sequence genome:
- the LOC107907817 gene encoding probable LRR receptor-like serine/threonine-protein kinase At4g36180 — protein MAKSLIFWIFLVLWSPLLMLQAQHQAEIQALMSFKLNLHDPFGALNGWDPSTPSAPCDWRGVACTKNRVTELRLPHLQLGGRLSNRLSDLKFLTKLSLRSNSFNGTIPATLSQCRFLRAVFLQYNSLSGGFPSEISNLTDLTTLNLAQNQFSGEISGDLPRNIKYLDLSSNLFSGSIPKSIGNLSQLQLINLSYNQFSGEVPASFGELQQLQYLWLDYNLLEGTLPSALGKCSSLVHFSAEANKLSGVIPAAIGNLPYLQVVSVSRNNLTGTVPVSLFCNVTVRPPSIRIVQLGFNLFNNVVGLEQCHSVLQVLDLSRNQIGGVFPIWLTEITTLTMLDVSGNSLSGEVPVQIGNLSKLQQLKMANNSFYGMVPIEIKQCSSLYVLDLEGNRFSGEIPGFLSAMTGLKVLSLGGNLFSGSIPSSVRNLTQLETLNLGHNNLNGTLPEEIMGLSNLSMLDLSGNKFSGEIPASIGNLSQVVVLNLSNNGFSGKIPASLGALFKLTTLDLSKQNLSGELPFELSGLPNLQVIALQENILSGDVPEGLSSLMSLRYVNLSSNLFSGHIPETFRFLHSLAVLSLSNNRITGMIPPELGNCTELEVLELGSNSLTGHIPADLSGLLRLNVLDLGGNNLTGEIPEEIFKCSSLTSLLLNGNRLSGSIPDSLSELSNLTMLDLSYNSLSGNIPANLSLIPGLVYFNVSSNDLTGEIPVSLGSRFNNPSTFAGNQDLCGKPLDRKCEDVAVKNRRKRLILLIVAVSCAASLVSLCCCFYVFSLLRWRKKLKEAAGEKKPSPARASSGASGGRSSTDSVGLKLVMFNNKITLTETIEATRQFAEENVLSRSRYGLVFKACYNDGMVLSIRRLPDGSLDENMFRKEAEFLGKVKHRNLTVLRGYYAGPPDLRLLVYDYMPNGNLATLLQEASHQDGHVLNWPMRHLIALGIARGLAFLHASNMVHGDTKPQNVLFDADFEAHLSDFGLDRLTTPAAPEASTSAPVGTLGYVSPEAVLTGETTKESDVYSFGIVLLELLTGKRPVTFSEDEDIVKWVKKQLQRGQIVELLEPGLLELDPESSEWEEFLLGIKVGLLCTAPDPLDRPTMADIVFMLEGCRVGADIPSSADPTSQHSPA, from the coding sequence ATGgctaaaagtttgattttttggATTTTCTTGGTTCTATGGTCGCCATTGTTAATGTTACAAGCTCAACACCAAGCTGAGATTCAAGCATTAATGTCTTTCAAGCTTAATCTTCATGACCCATTTGGAGCTTTAAATGGATGGGATCCATCAACACCATCAGCTCCATGTGACTGGCGTGGTGTTGCATGTACTAAAAACCGAGTTACCGAGCTCCGTTTACCTCACCTGCAACTCGGTGGTCGACTCAGTAACCGTCTCTCCGACCTTAAGTTCCTCACCAAGCTCAGTCTCCGTTCCAACTCGTTCAACGGTACCATACCGGCCACCCTCTCTCAATGCAGGTTCCTACGCGCTGTTTTCTTGCAGTACAACTCACTCTCCGGGGGGTTCCCGTCGGAGATAAGTAACCTCACCGATTTGACCACCTTAAACTTAGCTCAAAACCAATTTTCCGGCGAAATCTCCGGTGATCTTCCACGGAATATTAAGTATCTTGATCTTTCTTCGAACTTGTTTTCCGGTTCTATTCCTAAAAGCATTGGTAATTTATCTCAGCTTCAACTTATTAATCTGTCGTATAATCAGTTTTCCGGAGAGGTTCCGGCGAGTTTTGGTGAGCTTCAACAACTTCAATATCTATGGCTTGATTATAATTTATTAGAAGGAACTTTGCCTTCAGCTTTAGGCAAATGTTCTTCACTTGTTCATTTTAGTGCTGAAGCTAATAAGCTTAGTGGGGTTATACCAGCTGCCATTGGTAACTTACCTTATCTTCAAGTTGTTTCAGTTTCTCGAAATAATCTCACCGGAACGGTGCCGGTTTCTTTGTTCTGTAATGTAACCGTTCGGCCACCTTCGATTCGGATTGTTCAATTGGGGTTTAATTTGTTCAACAATGTTGTTGGCCTTGAACAATGTCACAGTGTTTTACAGGTTTTGGATCTTTCAAGGAACCAGATTGGTGGGGTTTTTCCAATATGGTTAACGGAAATAACGACGTTAACGATGTTGGATGTTTCCGGGAATTCATTATCCGGTGAAGTTCCGGTTCAAATCGGGAATTTGTCCAAGTTGCAACAGCTGAAAATGGCTAATAATTCATTCTATGGGATGGTCCCTATTGAGATCAAGCAATGTAGTTCATTATATGTTCTTGATCTCGAAGGAAACCGATTCTCCGGCGAAATCCCGGGCTTTTTGAGCGCTATGACCGGTTTGAAGGTTCTATCTCTGGGGGGAAATCTGTTTTCGGGCTCCATTCCGAGTAGTGTTCGGAACCTTACCCAGCTCGAAACCCTGAATTTGGGACATAATAACTTGAATGGAACCTTGCCGGAGGAAATAATGGGGTTGAGCAATTTGAGTATGTTGGACTTGAGTGGTAACAAGTTTTCCGGTGAGATTCCCGCGAGTATTGGGAACTTGAGTCAGGTTGTTGTATTGAATCTAAGCAATAACGGGTTTTCAGGGAAGATACCGGCGAGTTTAGGTGCATTGTTCAAGCTAACTACACTCGATTTAAGCAAGCAGAATCTTTCGGGTGAATTGCCATTTGAGCTTTCGGGTTTACCTAATCTACAAGTCATTGCGTTACAAGAGAATATTTTATCCGGCGATGTTCCCGAAGGGCTTAGTAGTTTGATGAGTTTGCGATACGTGAATCTAAGTTCAAATTTATTTTCCGGCCATATCCCGGAAACTTTCAGATTTCTGCATTCGTTAGCTGTGCTTTCATTGTCTAATAATCGCATAACCGGGATGATCCCTCCTGAGCTTGGGAACTGCACTGAGCTTGAAGTTCTTGAGCTTGGATCGAATTCTTTGACAGGTCATATTCCTGCCGATCTATCTGGCCTTTTGAGGCTTAATGTGCTCGATTTGGGTGGTAACAACTTAACCGGAGAAATCCCGGAGGAAATCTTCAAGTGCTCATCGTTGACCAGTTTGTTACTCAATGGTAATCGGCTTTCTGGGAGCATACCGGATTCATTGTCCGAGTTATCGAATCTTACAATGCTGGATCTTTCTTATAATAGCTTGAGTGGAAACATTCCGGCTAATCTCAGTCTTATACCCGGGTTGGTCTACTTCAATGTCTCGAGTAATGACCTAACCGGGGAAATTCCGGTTAGTCTCGGTTCTAGATTTAACAATCCATCAACGTTTGCGGGTAATCAAGACTTATGCGGAAAGCCATTGGATCGGAAATGCGAGGATGTAGCGGTGAAGAACAGAAGGAAAAGATTGATTCTTTTGATTGTAGCAGTATCTTGCGCTGCAAGTCTTGTGTCATTGTGTTGTTGCTTTTACGTTTTTAGTCTTTTGAGATGGCGGAAGAAGCTCAAGGAAGCTGCCGGGGAGAAGAAACCAAGTCCGGCTAGGGCTAGTTCCGGAGCAAGCGGTGGTCGGAGCAGCACCGACAGTGTAGGGCTGAAGCTTGTTATGTTCAATAACAAGATCACACTCACCGAAACAATCGAAGCAACTAGGCAATTTGCCGAAGAGAATGTACTTAGTAGAAGCCGATACGGGTTAGTCTTCAAAGCTTGTTACAATGACGGAATGGTACTCTCTATTCGCCGCTTACCAGACGGATCACTCGACGAAAACATGTTCCGTAAAGAAGCAGAATTTTTAGGCAAAGTCAAACACCGAAACTTAACCGTCCTCCGCGGTTACTACGCAGGACCACCTGATTTAAGACTCCTTGTATACGACTACATGCCAAACGGCAACCTCGCAACACTCCTCCAAGAAGCATCACACCAAGACGGTCACGTCCTTAACTGGCCAATGCGTCACCTAATCGCTCTTGGCATTGCACGCGGTCTAGCTTTCTTACACGCTTCAAACATGGTTCATGGAGACACCAAGCCTCAAAACGTGTTGTTCGACGCCGATTTCGAAGCTCACTTATCCGATTTCGGCCTCGATCGGCTCACAACCCCCGCCGCACCCGAAGCTTCCACTTCTGCACCTGTCGGAACATTGGGTTACGTATCCCCTGAAGCTGTTCTAACCGGCGAAACCACCAAAGAATCAGACGTATACAGCTTCGGCATCGTATTGCTGGAACTACTCACCGGAAAAAGACCGGTAACCTTCTCTGAAGACGAAGATATCGTAAAATGGGTGAAAAAACAACTTCAAAGGGGTCAAATTGTCGAACTTTTAGAACCAGGGTTACTTGAACTTGACCCTGAATCATCAGAATGGG
- the LOC107909437 gene encoding B-box zinc finger protein 19 isoform X3, with protein sequence MCNKLASRHVRVGLANPSAVPRCDICENAPGMHTAFFYCEIDGSSLCLQCDVIVHVGGKKTHGRYLLLRQRVEFPGDTSVEPSENGRGQNQLTIGENQQNHKVSPFKTDSTKMIDLNMKPPHRIHGQASNNQEQ encoded by the exons ATGTGCAATAAGCTTGCTAGCCGTCATGTCCGTGTTGGACTAGCAAATCCAAGCGCCGTTCCTCGTTGTGACATATGTGAAAATGCACCCGGTATGCATACAG CTTTCTTTTATTGCGAGATAGATGGGAGTTCCCTTTGTTTACAATGTGATGTGATAGTACATGTTGGTGGTAAAAAAACACATGGAAGATACCTTCTTTTAAGGCAAAGAGTCGAG TTTCCGGGTGATACGTCGGTTGAACCGAGTGAAAACGGGAGAGGCCAAAATCAACTAACAATAGGAGAGAACCAACAAAATCATAAGGTCTCTCCTTTTAAAACAGATAGTACTAAAATGATAGATTTGAATATGAAGCCTCCTCATCGTATTCACGGACAAGCCTCGAATAATCAG GAACAATAA
- the LOC121215266 gene encoding uncharacterized protein isoform X2 codes for MADDGRKTPAARSRPTPSPDLGLEKPKSRRKGPKSKETFRFFLFPPPPETGAAKGMVVADSMGEWEWCWWQTTWENGKRQVGV; via the exons ATGGCCGACGATGGAAGAAAAACCCCGGCGGCACGGTCACGGCCAACTCCG AGTCCAGATCTGGggttagaaaagccgaaatcccggcGAAAAGGGCCAAAATCGAAAGAGACCTTTCGGTTCTTCCTCTTTCCACCGCCGCCGGAAACAG GTGCGGCAAAAGGCATGGTGGTGGCAGACAGCATGGGAGAGTGGGAgtggtgctggtggcagacaacaTGGGAGAATGGGAAGAGGCAAGTGGGAGTCTAG
- the LOC121215266 gene encoding uncharacterized protein isoform X1: MADDGRKTPAARSRPTPRGRAPFAGHRPPHRSPDAGDDAAVRGGRKTKKAPFFSFLRIESRSGVRKAEIPAKRAKIERDLSVLPLSTAAGNRCGKRHGGGRQHGRVGVVLVADNMGEWEEASGSLGFWDWAWMLG; the protein is encoded by the exons ATGGCCGACGATGGAAGAAAAACCCCGGCGGCACGGTCACGGCCAACTCCG AGAGGAAGAGCCCCCTTTGCCGGCCATCGACCACCGCACCGGTCGCCGGACGCCGGCGACGACGCCGCCGTTCGCGGTGGCCGGAAAACCAAAAAAGctccctttttctcctttttgcGAATAGAGTCCAGATCTGGggttagaaaagccgaaatcccggcGAAAAGGGCCAAAATCGAAAGAGACCTTTCGGTTCTTCCTCTTTCCACCGCCGCCGGAAACAG GTGCGGCAAAAGGCATGGTGGTGGCAGACAGCATGGGAGAGTGGGAgtggtgctggtggcagacaacaTGGGAGAATGGGAAGAGGCAAGTGGGAGTCTAGGGTTTTGGGATTGGGCTTGGATGTTGGGCTAG
- the LOC121215267 gene encoding uncharacterized protein: MMEEKPRRHGHGQLREEEPPLPAIDHRTGRRTPATTPPFAVAGKPKKAPFFSFLRIESRSGVRKAEIPAKRAKIERDLSVLPLSTAAGNRCGKRHGGGRQHGRVGVVLVADNMGEWEEASGSLGFWDWAWMLG, from the exons ATGATGGAAGAAAAACCCCGGCGGCACGGTCACGGCCAACTCCG AGAGGAAGAGCCCCCTTTGCCGGCCATCGACCACCGCACCGGTCGCCGGACGCCGGCGACGACGCCGCCGTTCGCGGTGGCCGGAAAACCAAAAAAAGctccctttttctcctttttgcGAATAGAGTCCAGATCTGGggttagaaaagccgaaatcccggcGAAAAGGGCCAAAATCGAAAGAGACCTTTCGGTTCTTCCTCTTTCCACCGCCGCCGGAAACAG GTGCGGCAAAAGGCATGGTGGTGGCAGACAGCATGGGAGAGTGGGAgtggtgctggtggcagacaacaTGGGAGAATGGGAAGAGGCAAGTGGGAGTCTAGGGTTTTGGGATTGGGCTTGGATGTTGGGCTAG
- the LOC107909437 gene encoding B-box zinc finger protein 19 isoform X4 — protein sequence MRILCDACESAPAIVFCAADEAALCHSCDEKVHMCNKLASRHVRVGLANPSAVPRCDICENAPGMHTAFFYCEIDGSSLCLQCDVIVHVGGKKTHGRYLLLRQRVEVLVLCSFRVIRRLNRVKTGEAKIN from the exons ATGCGAATCCTTTGTGACGCTTGTGAAAGTGCTCCTGCTATTGTCTTCTGTGCTGCTGATGAAGCTGCTCTCTGCCATTCTTGTGATGAAAAG GTCCATATGTGCAATAAGCTTGCTAGCCGTCATGTCCGTGTTGGACTAGCAAATCCAAGCGCCGTTCCTCGTTGTGACATATGTGAAAATGCACCCGGTATGCATACAG CTTTCTTTTATTGCGAGATAGATGGGAGTTCCCTTTGTTTACAATGTGATGTGATAGTACATGTTGGTGGTAAAAAAACACATGGAAGATACCTTCTTTTAAGGCAAAGAGTCGAG GTTTTGGTTTTATGTAGTTTCCGGGTGATACGTCGGTTGAACCGAGTGAAAACGGGAGAGGCCAAAATCAACTAA
- the LOC107909437 gene encoding B-box zinc finger protein 19 isoform X1 translates to MRILCDACESAPAIVFCAADEAALCHSCDEKVHMCNKLASRHVRVGLANPSAVPRCDICENAPGMHTAFFYCEIDGSSLCLQCDVIVHVGGKKTHGRYLLLRQRVEFPGDTSVEPSENGRGQNQLTIGENQQNHKVSPFKTDSTKMIDLNMKPPHRIHGQASNNQEQ, encoded by the exons ATGCGAATCCTTTGTGACGCTTGTGAAAGTGCTCCTGCTATTGTCTTCTGTGCTGCTGATGAAGCTGCTCTCTGCCATTCTTGTGATGAAAAG GTCCATATGTGCAATAAGCTTGCTAGCCGTCATGTCCGTGTTGGACTAGCAAATCCAAGCGCCGTTCCTCGTTGTGACATATGTGAAAATGCACCCGGTATGCATACAG CTTTCTTTTATTGCGAGATAGATGGGAGTTCCCTTTGTTTACAATGTGATGTGATAGTACATGTTGGTGGTAAAAAAACACATGGAAGATACCTTCTTTTAAGGCAAAGAGTCGAG TTTCCGGGTGATACGTCGGTTGAACCGAGTGAAAACGGGAGAGGCCAAAATCAACTAACAATAGGAGAGAACCAACAAAATCATAAGGTCTCTCCTTTTAAAACAGATAGTACTAAAATGATAGATTTGAATATGAAGCCTCCTCATCGTATTCACGGACAAGCCTCGAATAATCAG GAACAATAA
- the LOC107909437 gene encoding B-box zinc finger protein 19 isoform X2 produces the protein MRILCDACESAPAIVFCAADEAALCHSCDEKVHMCNKLASRHVRVGLANPSAVPRCDICENAPAFFYCEIDGSSLCLQCDVIVHVGGKKTHGRYLLLRQRVEFPGDTSVEPSENGRGQNQLTIGENQQNHKVSPFKTDSTKMIDLNMKPPHRIHGQASNNQEQ, from the exons ATGCGAATCCTTTGTGACGCTTGTGAAAGTGCTCCTGCTATTGTCTTCTGTGCTGCTGATGAAGCTGCTCTCTGCCATTCTTGTGATGAAAAG GTCCATATGTGCAATAAGCTTGCTAGCCGTCATGTCCGTGTTGGACTAGCAAATCCAAGCGCCGTTCCTCGTTGTGACATATGTGAAAATGCACCCG CTTTCTTTTATTGCGAGATAGATGGGAGTTCCCTTTGTTTACAATGTGATGTGATAGTACATGTTGGTGGTAAAAAAACACATGGAAGATACCTTCTTTTAAGGCAAAGAGTCGAG TTTCCGGGTGATACGTCGGTTGAACCGAGTGAAAACGGGAGAGGCCAAAATCAACTAACAATAGGAGAGAACCAACAAAATCATAAGGTCTCTCCTTTTAAAACAGATAGTACTAAAATGATAGATTTGAATATGAAGCCTCCTCATCGTATTCACGGACAAGCCTCGAATAATCAG GAACAATAA
- the LOC121215268 gene encoding uncharacterized protein: MMEIEEVNNYVSLPLLSLNHVSLLCRSVWDSMRFYEEVLGFIPIKRPSSFKFNGAWLYNYSIGIHLIENPLIDDFDTIIEPRPINPKDNHISFQCRDVEIVKGRLEDMGMKYVTAVVEDEGNTVDQVFFHDPDGYMIELCNCENIPILPLSACLFKPRMSSFGRAVFGPAKCGFVENAMMESLSMDMLDISF; the protein is encoded by the exons ATGATGGAGATCGAGGAAGTAAACAACTACGTATCGTTGCCGCTTCTCTCGTTGAACCACGTCTCGTTATTGTGTCGATCGGTTTGGGATTCGATGCGATTCTACGAGGAAGTATTAGGTTTCATTCCGATCAAACGCCCCTCTTCTTTCAAGTTCAATGGTGCTTG GTTGTACAATTACAGTATCGGTATACACTTAATCGAGAATCCATTGATAGACGATTTCGATACTATCATCGAGCCGAGGCCAATTAATCCCAAAGACAATCACATATC ttttCAATGTAGGGATGTTGAGATTGTGAAAGGGAGACTTGAAGATATGGGGATGAAATATGTAACGGCAGTAGTTGAAGATGAAGGTAACACAGTTGACCAAGTGTTCTTTCATGACCCCGACGGGTACATGATCGAACTTTGTAACTGCGAGAACATTCCAATACTTCCGTTGTCGGCTTGCTTGTTCAAACCGAGGATGAGTAGTTTCGGCAGGGCGGTTTTCGGGCCAGCGAAATGCGGGTTTGTGGAGAATGCGATGATGGAGAGCCTGAGCATGGATATGTTGGACATTTCATTttga